CCTCAATCTGCCGTGCAATGGTCTCGATCTGCGCGTCGTGACCCGGTCGCAGCAACGGCTCGGTCACTACGGGTGTCTTCCAGATCTTTCTTATCAGTGTCAGCATCTCGATGCGACTTCTCTCATTGCTGTACCAGTGTCGTGAGTCCAACGCCTCTTGACGGTCACCGTTTACCCTGAGCCTGTCGAAGGGTGCAGTATTGTAGCTAGTTCCGCTCATGCTCGACTAGCTCGGCACGAACGGTAATTGCAGGCCGCTACACTAGCGGCGCCTGGGTGTTTGCGTCTGCTCGAGTCGTATCTCCTCAAGCATCCCGCGAACACCGATCAGGTGGTTGTTGAAGATCTCTCTGGCCGCGTCAAGCAGCTTAAAGATGGCGTGGTCGCTGACGGAATAGTAGACATTCGATCCCTCTTTGCGGGCCGCCACGATGCCCTTATTACGAAGAACCGCAAGCTGCTGAGAGGCGTTGGCGGGTTCGACGCCGAATCGCTGGCTGATCTCGTTCACCGTGAGCTCTCCCGTCCGCAACGCATCAAGGATCGAGATCCTCAACGGGTGGGCCAGCGCCTTAAA
Above is a window of Candidatus Methylomirabilis sp. DNA encoding:
- a CDS encoding metalloregulator ArsR/SmtB family transcription factor, producing the protein MRQQLSNFKAEFFKALAHPLRISILDALRTGELTVNEISQRFGVEPANASQQLAVLRNKGIVAARKEGSNVYYSVSDHAIFKLLDAAREIFNNHLIGVRGMLEEIRLEQTQTPRRR